A window of the Nitrosopumilus ureiphilus genome harbors these coding sequences:
- a CDS encoding DUF4175 domain-containing protein, which translates to MLKTHLSSGILVFTITIISLSLISEQVMAQTMTSPKQQMMMGTNPNQITCTNDKVLMMKSSGTPVCVSPNSYLRLADRGWGNFDMNMMTNNQQMQGVMNNMMKNPQVGKLWYDIVTTDQQNVQNMVDQMYSNMKQNPQKMQPMMNFMMNDPDLRQQMMDKMLQNSQMMQGIKTNSQMMNMMQSGNMMGLNQGMSGMMNDPDSRQQMMDNMMNNQLMMQDMKNNNQMMNMMKGKGMMNSMSQGNMSQGNMMQGNMMQGNMMQGNMTGMKQGMMGSSMGQGMQGGMMGTNQGKISTMNMTNMVPMMNDPQVRQDMMNNMMKNPQMMNSMMQNKQMMSNMGMMNSNMNDNWTMNNPQMMQDKINQIMNDPQMMSQMNEMMLNNPWNMQGMMGTMMSPMMNSIMDDPELREQMMNNIMMNPQMMQSMMDNQSFMQQLNP; encoded by the coding sequence ATGTTGAAAACTCATCTGTCTTCTGGAATCTTAGTTTTTACCATTACAATAATTTCATTGTCATTAATTTCTGAACAAGTTATGGCTCAAACTATGACGTCTCCTAAACAACAAATGATGATGGGAACAAATCCAAACCAGATTACATGTACTAATGATAAAGTCCTTATGATGAAATCTTCCGGAACCCCTGTTTGTGTAAGTCCTAATAGCTATCTAAGATTAGCAGATCGTGGGTGGGGTAATTTTGACATGAACATGATGACAAATAATCAACAAATGCAAGGAGTCATGAATAATATGATGAAGAATCCTCAAGTTGGCAAACTTTGGTATGATATAGTTACTACTGACCAACAAAATGTCCAAAACATGGTTGATCAAATGTATTCAAACATGAAACAAAATCCACAGAAAATGCAACCAATGATGAATTTTATGATGAATGATCCTGACCTACGTCAACAGATGATGGATAAGATGTTACAAAATTCTCAGATGATGCAAGGAATAAAAACAAACAGTCAGATGATGAACATGATGCAATCAGGAAATATGATGGGTCTGAACCAAGGCATGTCTGGCATGATGAATGATCCTGATTCACGACAACAGATGATGGATAATATGATGAATAATCAACTAATGATGCAAGATATGAAAAACAATAATCAAATGATGAACATGATGAAAGGAAAAGGCATGATGAACTCCATGAGTCAGGGTAACATGAGTCAGGGTAACATGATGCAGGGTAACATGATGCAGGGTAACATGATGCAGGGTAACATGACTGGAATGAAACAAGGAATGATGGGGTCGTCCATGGGACAAGGAATGCAAGGAGGAATGATGGGAACCAACCAAGGAAAGATATCAACCATGAATATGACAAACATGGTCCCAATGATGAATGATCCTCAAGTAAGACAAGACATGATGAATAATATGATGAAGAATCCTCAGATGATGAATAGTATGATGCAGAATAAACAAATGATGAGTAATATGGGTATGATGAATTCAAACATGAACGATAACTGGACGATGAACAATCCCCAGATGATGCAAGACAAGATAAATCAAATTATGAATGATCCTCAGATGATGTCACAGATGAATGAAATGATGTTGAATAACCCTTGGAACATGCAAGGGATGATGGGAACCATGATGAGTCCCATGATGAACTCTATAATGGATGATCCTGAACTAAGAGAACAGATGATGAACAACATAATGATGAATCCACAGATGATGCAAAGTATGATGGATAATCAATCCTTCATGCAACAATTGAATCCATAA
- a CDS encoding OsmC family protein, with product MTNKINNVDLDKVSNTVAKGKEDKNTLKKPVNLQGEWNLDPDSECQFKTELSFENGKEVIEIDSPSFLGGGGNRLGPMAYCIAGITSCFIGTFVGIAAQQGVKLTKLKVNTECNINFAKTFDLADEPITEGINFQIEAQSENADNSKLQAILKMAEERCPAMYSMSHKVDVNAKIV from the coding sequence ATGACAAACAAAATAAATAATGTTGATCTTGACAAAGTTTCCAACACTGTGGCAAAGGGAAAAGAAGACAAAAACACTCTAAAAAAACCAGTCAATCTACAAGGGGAATGGAATTTAGACCCAGATTCAGAATGCCAATTCAAAACAGAACTATCTTTTGAAAATGGAAAAGAGGTAATCGAAATAGATTCTCCATCATTTCTGGGTGGGGGTGGTAACAGATTGGGACCAATGGCTTACTGCATTGCAGGAATAACATCCTGTTTTATTGGTACATTTGTGGGAATTGCTGCACAGCAAGGAGTGAAACTAACAAAATTAAAAGTAAATACAGAATGTAACATCAATTTTGCAAAAACCTTTGATTTAGCTGATGAACCAATTACTGAGGGCATTAATTTCCAAATAGAAGCTCAAAGTGAAAATGCGGATAATTCAAAACTACAAGCAATATTGAAAATGGCAGAAGAGCGTTGTCCTGCCATGTATAGTATGTCACACAAAGTTGATGTTAACGCAAAAATAGTTTAA
- a CDS encoding DsbA family protein: protein MDDFKFIEDDKQKTHVSITKSTYNRLITAIVSVAIVSAFLGGYVVGGETVEPKEVIVRESIQNSQTKPTTQEQFGSQIIRNISFDDDPMKGNPDASITIVEFSDFQCPFCAKFHKDTLPQLEQNYISTGKVNFVYRDFPIQSIHPNAIPAALASECADDQGRFWEIHDMIFKNQVAWQGLEIPQSVSLFKQYASEIGLDGKEFDLCLDSGKYLEEISNDLDDGRAYGVTGTPGFFVGNEKIGFTKLIGAQPFSSFQRVIEQQLAQ from the coding sequence GTGGATGATTTTAAATTTATTGAGGATGACAAACAAAAGACCCATGTTTCTATAACCAAATCAACGTATAATCGACTAATAACAGCAATAGTTTCAGTAGCTATTGTTTCAGCATTTTTAGGCGGCTATGTTGTTGGTGGGGAAACAGTAGAGCCAAAAGAAGTAATCGTGAGAGAATCTATACAAAATTCCCAAACAAAACCTACAACACAAGAGCAGTTTGGATCTCAAATCATTAGAAACATATCTTTTGATGATGATCCAATGAAAGGAAATCCTGATGCCTCCATTACTATAGTAGAATTTTCTGATTTTCAATGCCCATTTTGTGCAAAATTTCATAAAGATACTCTTCCACAGCTGGAACAAAATTACATTTCTACAGGAAAAGTAAATTTTGTGTATAGGGATTTTCCAATTCAGAGCATTCATCCAAATGCAATTCCAGCCGCACTTGCTTCAGAATGTGCTGATGATCAAGGAAGGTTCTGGGAAATACACGATATGATTTTTAAAAATCAAGTGGCTTGGCAAGGCTTAGAAATTCCCCAGTCAGTAAGTCTTTTCAAACAATATGCATCAGAAATAGGACTTGATGGTAAAGAATTTGATTTATGCCTTGATTCTGGAAAATATCTTGAAGAGATTAGTAATGATCTGGATGATGGTCGTGCATATGGTGTGACTGGCACTCCTGGTTTTTTTGTAGGTAATGAAAAAATTGGATTTACCAAACTAATCGGAGCCCAACCCTTCTCATCATTTCAAAGAGTGATTGAGCAGCAGTTAGCACAATAA
- a CDS encoding metal-dependent transcriptional regulator yields the protein MLKQNKISAKIGERLESIKKAHSQKNTKFTTRMEDYLEVISELVELKGYATPMDISNYMSVRPPSVTKMLKRLGDDGYLEYTKYHGLNLNPKGKNLANEIRQKHSDLLEFFEIIGVNSSIANQDVEGIEHHMNPKTMKQLRKFITFLKSKPDLLIRFNQTDF from the coding sequence ATGTTAAAACAAAACAAAATATCCGCTAAAATAGGAGAACGACTAGAATCTATAAAAAAAGCCCATAGTCAAAAAAATACCAAGTTTACTACTAGAATGGAAGATTATCTTGAGGTAATCTCTGAATTAGTTGAACTGAAAGGATATGCAACACCAATGGATATTTCAAATTACATGAGTGTCCGCCCTCCTAGTGTTACTAAGATGTTAAAAAGATTGGGTGATGATGGTTACTTGGAATATACAAAATATCATGGATTAAATCTGAATCCTAAAGGAAAAAATCTAGCTAATGAAATTCGTCAAAAGCACAGTGATCTTTTAGAATTTTTTGAGATAATCGGAGTAAACAGTTCTATTGCAAATCAAGATGTAGAAGGAATTGAACACCACATGAATCCAAAAACGATGAAACAATTAAGAAAATTTATAACTTTTCTAAAGTCAAAACCTGATCTACTTATTCGTTTTAACCAAACAGATTTTTAA
- a CDS encoding multicopper oxidase domain-containing protein gives MIPVFMIFAFYFIFSEGISAQQEDQTFVTHTGAVVKTSGEVLDPVYQVSEVEFDPDKYLREFNYGRVSTLENGQTLREFTIIAEDDRVQEISPGVFYNVWTFNGTVPGPTLRATEGDLLKINFINNGSKEHTMHFHGIHPAEMDGVFEIVGGNGGRFTYEFEAGPAGVHPYHCHVMPLEEHISHGLYGVFIVDPKEGRPAADEMVMVLNGFDTDFDTENNFYAANTIPFYYQHHPIQINKDELIRVYVVNMVEFDPINNLHLHGNLYQYYPTGTDIIPSEFTDMITLSQTERGIMEFKYQYPGKYLFHAHKVEFSEKGWVGIFLVKDNIGIKE, from the coding sequence ATGATCCCAGTGTTTATGATATTTGCATTTTATTTTATATTTTCAGAAGGGATCAGTGCTCAACAAGAAGATCAAACATTTGTTACCCATACGGGTGCTGTTGTAAAAACTTCAGGCGAGGTATTAGATCCAGTTTACCAGGTATCTGAAGTAGAGTTTGATCCTGACAAGTATTTGAGGGAATTCAATTACGGCAGAGTGTCCACTTTAGAAAACGGTCAGACATTAAGAGAGTTTACCATAATAGCTGAAGATGACAGAGTACAGGAAATTTCTCCAGGTGTTTTTTACAATGTTTGGACATTTAACGGAACAGTTCCAGGACCTACCCTTAGAGCAACAGAAGGAGATTTACTAAAAATTAATTTCATCAACAATGGCTCAAAAGAACACACAATGCATTTTCATGGGATTCATCCTGCTGAAATGGATGGGGTCTTTGAGATTGTTGGAGGAAATGGAGGTAGGTTCACTTATGAATTTGAAGCAGGGCCAGCAGGAGTTCATCCATATCACTGTCATGTGATGCCACTTGAAGAACACATTTCACATGGACTTTATGGTGTTTTCATAGTTGATCCAAAAGAAGGAAGACCTGCGGCTGATGAGATGGTCATGGTGCTAAATGGATTTGACACAGACTTTGATACTGAAAATAATTTTTATGCTGCAAACACAATCCCATTTTACTATCAACACCATCCTATTCAAATCAATAAAGATGAACTGATTCGAGTGTATGTTGTAAACATGGTGGAGTTTGATCCAATAAATAATTTACATCTACATGGAAATTTGTATCAGTACTACCCAACAGGAACGGATATTATTCCATCTGAATTTACAGACATGATCACTTTATCCCAAACAGAGAGAGGAATAATGGAGTTCAAGTATCAGTATCCTGGAAAATATTTGTTTCATGCTCATAAAGTCGAGTTTTCAGAAAAAGGGTGGGTTGGGATATTTCTAGTAAAAGATAACATAGGTATCAAGGAATAG
- a CDS encoding ZIP family metal transporter, with protein sequence MELDNNKSKVKVVVSGIIPFFFIILMMAYIFGPGAGLLDFGVALPEITIEKVDFIESEIQATIRNTGPIPVEIAMADVNDRIQPSAIEPDRFLERYETALVRIPFEWNEAEPYAIGITVEDGTRFEKQIEAAAPALEPTLDLAIFFAIIGTYVGIIPVMIGLLWLPFIKKINKSKYHFFLALTVGLLLFLGIDSIEEAIEVSKENLADVFNGILLVATVTALSFLGLYYAGEKLLKKSESSRLTKPVAIALMISIGIGLHNFGEGLAIGAAVGIGSIAFSTFLIVGFALHNTTEGIAIAAPMSRERKVIGKLAIMGMIAGSPAIFGAWVGGFVYSPFSSVVFLSIGAGAIFQVIIIILNMIRVECNNNLSSAAVVSGISVGMVVMYLTGILI encoded by the coding sequence ATGGAACTTGATAATAATAAATCCAAAGTAAAAGTTGTTGTAAGTGGAATAATCCCATTTTTTTTCATCATTCTCATGATGGCGTATATTTTTGGCCCTGGTGCAGGATTGTTAGATTTTGGAGTTGCATTACCCGAAATAACTATTGAAAAAGTAGATTTTATTGAGTCGGAGATTCAAGCTACCATTAGAAACACTGGTCCAATTCCTGTCGAAATAGCTATGGCCGATGTAAATGATAGAATTCAACCATCTGCAATAGAACCTGATAGATTCTTAGAAAGATATGAGACAGCATTAGTGAGAATTCCCTTTGAATGGAATGAGGCAGAACCATATGCTATTGGGATTACGGTTGAGGATGGAACTAGATTTGAAAAACAAATCGAGGCTGCGGCCCCTGCTTTAGAACCAACTCTTGATCTTGCAATCTTTTTTGCAATAATTGGAACATATGTAGGAATAATCCCAGTAATGATTGGATTATTATGGCTTCCATTTATCAAAAAAATTAACAAAAGTAAATACCATTTCTTTTTGGCTTTAACTGTTGGACTCTTGTTGTTCTTGGGAATTGATTCTATTGAAGAAGCAATAGAAGTTTCTAAAGAAAACCTTGCAGATGTCTTCAATGGAATACTACTCGTTGCTACAGTTACTGCGCTTTCTTTTCTTGGATTATACTATGCTGGTGAAAAATTATTAAAAAAATCAGAGTCATCCAGACTTACAAAACCTGTAGCAATTGCATTGATGATTTCAATAGGGATTGGACTGCATAACTTTGGAGAAGGACTTGCAATTGGAGCAGCCGTTGGCATTGGGTCAATTGCATTTAGTACTTTTTTGATAGTGGGATTTGCTTTGCATAATACTACTGAGGGAATTGCAATTGCAGCACCAATGTCTAGAGAGAGGAAAGTGATTGGAAAATTAGCAATTATGGGAATGATTGCAGGTTCCCCTGCCATTTTTGGTGCATGGGTAGGAGGATTTGTATATTCACCGTTTTCTTCTGTAGTATTTCTCTCAATAGGTGCGGGTGCTATATTTCAAGTAATTATCATCATATTGAATATGATACGAGTAGAATGTAACAACAATCTGTCAAGTGCAGCTGTAGTCTCAGGCATATCTGTGGGGATGGTGGTAATGTATCTTACTGGCATTCTAATTTAG
- a CDS encoding AsnC family transcriptional regulator, whose amino-acid sequence MPHELDDIDIGIVTSLQQDGRKSFRQISRELSISTPTVQARYQRLVNIGLIKSISPVIDSTNLANEQKNKLETCGCNEPHNIDLKSGMSVKIKCDLCEGQIGDKPHVLKFATFERFFCCNTCKTQYKEKNKGRIQSIIDKAEDK is encoded by the coding sequence ATGCCTCATGAGTTAGATGATATTGATATTGGTATAGTGACGTCATTACAACAAGACGGAAGAAAATCCTTTAGACAAATTTCAAGAGAGCTCAGCATTAGTACCCCCACAGTCCAAGCAAGATATCAAAGATTAGTCAATATCGGATTGATAAAGTCAATCTCACCTGTTATTGATTCTACTAATCTTGCAAATGAACAAAAAAACAAACTAGAGACATGTGGTTGCAATGAACCACATAACATAGATTTGAAATCAGGCATGTCTGTAAAAATAAAATGTGATTTGTGTGAGGGTCAAATTGGAGATAAACCTCATGTTTTAAAATTTGCAACTTTTGAGAGATTTTTTTGTTGTAATACCTGCAAAACACAGTATAAAGAAAAAAACAAAGGGCGAATTCAGTCAATCATAGACAAAGCAGAAGATAAATGA
- a CDS encoding S1C family serine protease, translating into MFYSNRSKVLLGGVVFSVVLLSLASLVILPPVLAQDNSYSSENLQTRNDFQSSEKIYSLTELFDRSEFGVVSITVTKASEIGDSNSVGSGFVFDKKGHIITNNHVVENSKKISVTFIDGTSYRAQIVGTDPYADIAVIKLDVSPEKLYPLPIGDSSSLRVGEKIAAIGNPFGLSGSMTSGIVSQLERLLPTGVGFSIPDVIQTDTAINPGNSGGPLLNMKGEVVGINTAIYSNDGSFSGVGFSIPSNVVLKIVPILIKEGSYQHPWVGISSVNITPDIAELLKLEDAKGVLIMTVVKDSPADKAGLVGSSQTAVADDIEYTVGGDIILSVDGNEVRKIDDILTHLQRNKIVGDELNLEILRDGKIINIILTLEERPQ; encoded by the coding sequence TTGTTTTATTCAAATAGATCAAAGGTTTTGCTTGGAGGAGTAGTTTTTAGTGTTGTTTTGCTATCGTTGGCTTCGCTGGTCATACTGCCCCCTGTATTAGCACAAGACAACTCTTACTCCTCTGAGAATCTACAAACAAGAAATGACTTTCAATCATCAGAAAAAATTTATTCATTAACTGAACTTTTTGATCGTTCTGAATTTGGAGTAGTAAGTATTACTGTTACAAAAGCATCAGAGATTGGTGATTCTAACAGTGTTGGTTCAGGATTTGTATTTGACAAAAAAGGTCACATAATCACAAATAACCATGTTGTTGAAAACTCAAAGAAAATTTCTGTCACGTTTATAGATGGAACTTCATATCGTGCACAAATTGTTGGCACTGATCCCTATGCGGATATCGCAGTAATCAAATTAGATGTGAGTCCTGAAAAACTTTATCCTTTACCTATAGGAGATTCCTCAAGTCTTAGGGTGGGAGAAAAAATAGCTGCAATTGGAAATCCATTTGGGTTATCAGGTTCTATGACTTCGGGTATTGTGAGTCAACTAGAAAGATTACTTCCAACAGGTGTTGGGTTTTCAATTCCAGATGTAATTCAAACAGACACTGCCATTAATCCTGGAAACTCAGGAGGTCCTCTACTTAACATGAAAGGGGAGGTAGTAGGCATAAACACTGCGATTTATTCTAATGATGGTAGTTTCTCAGGTGTTGGGTTTTCAATTCCGTCTAACGTTGTTTTAAAAATTGTACCAATACTGATCAAAGAAGGAAGTTATCAACACCCATGGGTTGGAATATCTAGTGTAAATATTACTCCTGATATTGCAGAATTATTGAAACTTGAAGATGCAAAAGGTGTCTTGATCATGACAGTAGTAAAAGATAGTCCGGCTGACAAGGCAGGACTAGTAGGATCCTCTCAAACAGCAGTTGCAGATGATATTGAATATACAGTAGGGGGAGACATCATTTTATCAGTCGATGGAAACGAGGTAAGAAAAATTGATGACATTTTAACTCATCTGCAGCGCAATAAAATTGTGGGAGATGAATTAAATCTGGAAATACTACGTGATGGAAAAATAATTAATATCATTTTGACTCTTGAAGAAAGACCACAATAA
- a CDS encoding thioredoxin family protein, with amino-acid sequence MNHKIEILTTPSCGNCKVVEQMLDEMNMLYDIIDVTEKPEYLEKYPIFTAPGVVIDDKLEFTGIPKKQELLEKLS; translated from the coding sequence ATGAATCATAAGATTGAAATTTTGACAACACCATCTTGTGGAAATTGCAAAGTTGTAGAACAAATGTTAGATGAGATGAACATGCTCTATGACATAATTGATGTCACAGAAAAACCAGAATACTTGGAAAAATATCCCATCTTCACAGCACCAGGAGTTGTTATTGATGATAAATTAGAATTTACTGGAATTCCAAAAAAACAAGAATTATTGGAAAAATTATCATAG
- a CDS encoding YHS domain-containing protein: protein MKDPVCGMEVGDKGEKLSYKGKEYHFCCASCRWAFESNPGQFENES from the coding sequence ATGAAAGATCCAGTATGTGGAATGGAAGTTGGTGACAAGGGAGAAAAATTATCCTACAAAGGAAAAGAATACCATTTTTGCTGTGCTAGTTGCAGATGGGCATTTGAGAGCAATCCAGGACAATTTGAAAATGAATCATAA
- a CDS encoding cytochrome c biogenesis CcdA family protein: MSTIVLAKKSMVIISFALFSLIFLGIVFSFGTNFTIDGKEHTTYLSWIVIAYVAGLSMIVLPCTLPLVFIIVPLSMGKGYKKGLSMALLFGLGLTITIASYGIAIAAIGQSASLDQASTIMFLIAGIAAFIFGLSQLKIISLRLPSYSGTPKFIQKRGEYTKSFFMGLLLGNAGVGCPNPLFYWLLIYIAGTGSIEVGASLGVVHGVGRAIPLILMSVLAVIGINATKSLTVKRESIERASGWMLIVIGAFLIINGLPEGHEWYEETFIHQGWNTLIEITPIPAEFEMDEHEHGHNDVQIFKNFFTVLLAILIASPIFVLSVRRLREANR, translated from the coding sequence ATGTCAACAATTGTACTAGCAAAAAAATCCATGGTGATTATTTCATTTGCTTTATTTTCATTAATTTTTCTTGGAATTGTATTTTCGTTTGGAACAAATTTTACAATTGACGGAAAAGAACACACAACATATCTTTCGTGGATTGTAATTGCATATGTAGCGGGATTGTCCATGATAGTTTTACCATGTACGTTACCACTTGTTTTCATTATTGTTCCATTGAGTATGGGTAAAGGTTACAAGAAAGGATTGTCCATGGCTTTACTTTTTGGTTTGGGATTAACCATAACTATTGCGTCTTATGGTATAGCAATAGCAGCTATCGGGCAAAGCGCATCATTAGATCAAGCATCCACCATCATGTTTTTGATTGCAGGAATTGCTGCTTTTATTTTTGGATTATCACAATTAAAAATTATATCTCTAAGACTACCATCATATTCAGGCACTCCTAAATTTATACAAAAGCGAGGTGAATACACAAAATCATTTTTCATGGGTTTGCTGTTAGGGAATGCAGGAGTTGGATGTCCTAATCCTTTATTTTACTGGCTTCTCATTTACATTGCTGGTACTGGTAGTATCGAAGTAGGTGCTTCATTAGGAGTAGTTCATGGGGTTGGAAGAGCAATTCCATTGATTTTGATGTCAGTACTTGCAGTGATTGGAATTAACGCAACAAAAAGTCTTACAGTTAAACGAGAATCAATTGAGAGAGCATCTGGTTGGATGCTGATAGTTATAGGTGCATTTTTGATCATTAATGGACTTCCGGAGGGTCATGAATGGTACGAGGAAACATTCATCCATCAAGGGTGGAATACTTTGATTGAAATTACTCCAATTCCAGCGGAATTTGAGATGGATGAGCACGAACATGGCCATAATGATGTACAGATTTTTAAGAATTTTTTCACAGTTTTGTTAGCAATACTAATAGCAAGTCCAATTTTTGTACTTTCGGTTCGTAGACTAAGGGAGGCAAATAGATGA
- a CDS encoding DsbA family protein, translating to MKPKHIIYASSIGLVLVILVLFYQIPTNSEDINLDMNRKIGTIDTSLGSPIRGSSNAPITIIEFGDYQCPNCKKWFLNTKPDIVTNYIETGKAKLIFVDIAFLGKDSIPASIASYCAEEQGKYWDYHGFLYSNQLSIDNGWANSDSLKGYAYNLGLNMDMFVSCLDSAKYQKRVQFNTSEAQNNGVTGTPTFFIVGPDGFQETVVGPQPYSVFEKIIESML from the coding sequence TTGAAACCTAAACATATCATCTATGCATCTAGCATAGGTCTTGTATTGGTGATACTTGTTTTATTTTATCAAATTCCTACAAATTCTGAAGACATTAATCTTGATATGAATAGAAAAATCGGTACTATTGACACCTCACTGGGTTCTCCAATCAGGGGGTCTTCAAATGCACCAATCACAATAATTGAGTTTGGAGACTATCAATGTCCAAACTGTAAAAAATGGTTTCTAAATACAAAACCTGATATTGTAACCAATTACATAGAGACCGGAAAAGCTAAACTAATTTTTGTAGATATTGCATTCCTAGGAAAAGATTCCATACCTGCATCAATTGCAAGTTATTGCGCAGAAGAGCAAGGAAAATATTGGGACTATCACGGATTCTTGTATTCAAATCAGTTATCAATTGATAATGGTTGGGCAAATTCAGACAGCCTAAAGGGATATGCATACAATCTAGGATTAAACATGGATATGTTTGTGAGTTGCCTAGATTCTGCAAAATACCAAAAACGTGTACAATTTAACACATCTGAGGCACAAAATAATGGAGTTACTGGCACCCCTACGTTTTTCATTGTAGGTCCAGATGGCTTCCAAGAGACAGTTGTTGGACCACAGCCATATTCAGTATTTGAAAAAATAATTGAATCCATGCTATGA
- a CDS encoding cupredoxin domain-containing protein: MSSPSSSHAYGIGVIAVIIGMSASVVFYTSFYLPESLAKPSVAEYILNPEEEFTIEIVPGAVIEGNENYVPNTSNVLLGINNKVIWQNNDDAAHTVTPDHRTTDSYSGDFGSIGVIKPGDSYEFLFTEPQEVPYHCEPHPWMKGKIIVELSRF; this comes from the coding sequence TTGAGCTCTCCATCATCGAGTCATGCATATGGCATAGGAGTTATTGCAGTAATCATTGGCATGTCTGCATCTGTAGTTTTTTACACATCATTTTATCTTCCTGAATCTTTAGCAAAACCCTCTGTAGCTGAATATATCTTAAATCCTGAAGAAGAATTTACAATTGAAATTGTTCCCGGTGCGGTAATTGAAGGAAATGAAAACTATGTTCCAAACACATCCAATGTACTGTTGGGGATTAATAATAAAGTAATTTGGCAAAACAATGATGATGCTGCGCATACGGTAACTCCTGATCACAGAACAACGGATAGTTACAGTGGAGATTTTGGTTCTATTGGCGTCATAAAACCGGGGGATTCCTACGAGTTTCTGTTTACTGAGCCTCAAGAGGTACCTTATCACTGTGAACCTCACCCATGGATGAAAGGAAAAATCATTGTTGAGCTAAGTAGATTCTAA
- a CDS encoding DsbA family protein — protein MKNSRKTILIVIPIGILIAMFLSSFLFQHFISVQSGNELDKVSTNTSFDTLSSFNSPVIGFSDAPVTIIVFNDYQCLSCKTWYENSYEDISKKLIETKKAKIIFLDSEPVGNDSILISQATFCADEQGKYSEYQEVLFSSQQKIDGWAKSVQLKNFAMDLNLNVASFERCLDSGKYEKDVITNIDYAKSIGVEKIPIFKIVNFEGKEHVLKGGISSTVFENIVEQFQ, from the coding sequence ATGAAGAATAGTAGAAAAACAATTTTAATTGTAATTCCTATTGGAATCTTGATTGCAATGTTTCTATCCTCATTCTTATTTCAACATTTTATTTCAGTTCAATCTGGAAACGAACTTGATAAAGTTTCAACAAACACATCTTTTGATACGTTGTCTTCTTTTAATTCGCCCGTAATTGGTTTCTCTGATGCACCTGTAACAATTATCGTTTTTAATGACTATCAATGCTTATCCTGTAAAACATGGTATGAAAATTCCTATGAAGATATTTCAAAAAAATTAATTGAAACGAAAAAAGCAAAAATAATATTTTTAGATTCAGAACCTGTAGGAAATGATTCTATTTTGATATCACAAGCAACATTTTGTGCGGATGAACAGGGAAAATATTCAGAATATCAAGAAGTATTGTTTTCCTCACAACAAAAAATTGATGGATGGGCAAAATCGGTTCAATTGAAGAATTTTGCAATGGATTTGAATCTGAATGTGGCGTCATTTGAGAGATGTTTAGACTCTGGAAAATATGAAAAAGATGTAATAACAAATATAGATTATGCAAAAAGTATCGGAGTAGAAAAAATTCCAATTTTCAAAATTGTTAATTTTGAAGGAAAAGAACACGTTCTCAAAGGAGGCATTTCAAGTACAGTTTTTGAAAATATTGTGGAACAATTTCAATAA